In Mycobacterium sp. JS623, one genomic interval encodes:
- a CDS encoding heat shock protein transcriptional repressor HspR, translating to MAKKDDARTFLISVAAELAGMHAQTLRTYDRLGLVSPQRSSGGGRRYSQHDVDLLREVQRLSQDEGVNLAGIKRIIELTNQVEALQSRLREMADELEQLRARQRRDVAVVPKSTAVVVWQPRKGSR from the coding sequence GTGGCAAAGAAGGACGACGCCCGCACGTTTCTGATTTCGGTGGCCGCCGAGCTGGCCGGCATGCATGCGCAGACGTTGCGCACGTACGACCGGCTCGGCCTGGTCAGCCCCCAGCGCAGCTCGGGCGGCGGGCGCCGCTACTCGCAGCATGATGTTGACCTGCTGCGCGAGGTACAGCGGCTGTCGCAGGACGAGGGTGTGAACCTGGCCGGCATCAAGCGCATCATCGAGCTGACCAATCAGGTCGAGGCGCTGCAGTCTCGGCTGCGCGAAATGGCAGACGAGTTGGAGCAATTGCGCGCGCGCCAGCGTCGCGATGTTGCGGTGGTGCCGAAGAGTACGGCGGTCGTCGTCTGGCAGCCACGCAAGGGCAGCCGCTAG
- a CDS encoding TetR/AcrR family transcriptional regulator — MPPPAKTTKRRGRRQGEPVSREAVLAAAKHRFATEGYEKTTLRAIAADAHVDPSMVLYLFGSKEALFRESLRLILDPDVLVAALTGDTGDEPDIGTRMVRTYLRMWETPDTAASMRAMLQSATSNADAHDAFRGFMQNYVLTAVSGVLGGDERARLRAMLAASQLVGTAMLRYIIEVPPLATLSPDDVVALIAPTVTRYLTADADQLGLPEL, encoded by the coding sequence ATGCCGCCACCAGCCAAGACAACGAAGCGCAGGGGTCGACGTCAGGGCGAACCGGTGTCGCGCGAGGCCGTGCTGGCGGCGGCCAAACATCGGTTCGCCACCGAGGGCTACGAGAAGACGACGCTGCGCGCGATCGCAGCGGACGCGCACGTCGACCCGTCGATGGTGCTCTACCTGTTCGGCTCGAAGGAGGCGCTGTTCCGTGAATCGCTGCGCCTGATCCTCGACCCCGATGTGTTGGTCGCCGCGCTCACCGGCGATACCGGCGACGAACCCGACATCGGTACTCGAATGGTGCGCACGTATCTGCGGATGTGGGAAACACCCGACACCGCGGCGAGTATGCGGGCGATGCTGCAATCGGCGACGTCGAACGCCGACGCGCACGATGCATTCCGCGGCTTCATGCAGAACTACGTGCTGACCGCGGTGTCGGGGGTGTTGGGCGGCGACGAGCGTGCCCGGCTGCGGGCGATGCTGGCCGCCAGCCAGCTCGTCGGAACGGCCATGCTGCGCTACATCATCGAGGTGCCGCCACTTGCGACACTGTCACCCGATGACGTGGTGGCGCTGATCGCGCCGACGGTGACGCGGTACTTGACGGCCGACGCGGATCAGCTAGGACTGCCCGAGCTATAA
- a CDS encoding FAD-binding oxidoreductase gives MGLEDRDALLLLRNAVDPALGSEGLIRRFYTRWFAIDTSARDLFPPDMAAQRAAFAKVITWLFAELIAQRAEEPVAFLAQLGRDHRKYGVSQRHYDSMQDALLTTLRSQLIESWDDRLAGTAQDAVALIIGVMRGAADAEKGPPFRDGTVTEHLRITRDVSVVRLQLDQPLYYHPGQYVTVQVPQWPRRWRYLSPAIPADRGGAIEFHIRSVTGGMVSTAIVGETRPGDRWRLSNPHGGMHVDRGGGDVLMVAGGTGLAPLRTLIMDLSRYGENPRVHLFFGARYPSELYDLRTLWQIASTNPWLSVTPVSEFNTDPPWAAEYPDVEPPRGLHVRQTGLLPDVVTRYGGWGDRQILICGGPAMVEATKAALVAKGAPVERIQHDPLAS, from the coding sequence GTGGGACTCGAGGACCGTGATGCGCTGCTGCTTCTGCGCAACGCCGTCGATCCTGCGCTCGGGTCCGAAGGATTGATCCGCCGGTTCTACACCCGCTGGTTCGCGATCGACACCTCGGCCCGCGACCTCTTCCCGCCCGATATGGCTGCCCAGCGCGCCGCGTTCGCCAAGGTGATCACGTGGTTGTTCGCCGAGCTGATCGCCCAGCGGGCCGAGGAGCCGGTGGCGTTTTTGGCTCAGCTGGGCCGCGACCATCGCAAATACGGTGTCTCGCAACGGCATTACGACAGCATGCAGGACGCATTGCTGACGACGCTGCGCAGCCAATTGATCGAGAGCTGGGACGACCGGCTCGCCGGCACAGCCCAGGACGCCGTCGCGCTGATCATCGGGGTGATGCGTGGCGCGGCCGACGCCGAGAAGGGTCCGCCGTTTCGCGACGGCACAGTGACCGAGCACCTGCGGATCACCCGCGACGTCTCGGTGGTCCGGCTGCAACTGGATCAGCCGCTGTACTACCACCCAGGCCAGTACGTCACGGTGCAGGTGCCGCAGTGGCCTCGGCGGTGGCGCTACCTGAGCCCCGCGATTCCCGCCGACCGTGGCGGCGCCATCGAGTTTCACATCCGCTCGGTCACCGGCGGCATGGTCAGCACCGCGATCGTCGGCGAGACTCGGCCCGGCGACCGGTGGCGGTTGTCCAACCCGCACGGCGGAATGCATGTCGACCGCGGCGGTGGCGATGTGCTCATGGTGGCGGGCGGCACGGGTCTCGCGCCGTTGCGCACACTGATCATGGACCTCAGCCGCTACGGCGAGAATCCGCGCGTGCACCTGTTCTTCGGCGCCCGCTATCCGAGCGAGCTCTATGACCTGCGCACGCTGTGGCAGATCGCGTCGACCAACCCGTGGCTGTCGGTGACGCCGGTGTCGGAGTTCAACACCGATCCGCCGTGGGCCGCCGAGTATCCCGATGTCGAGCCGCCGCGTGGTTTGCATGTGCGACAGACCGGCCTGCTGCCGGACGTGGTGACGCGCTATGGCGGCTGGGGCGACCGGCAGATTCTGATCTGTGGTGGGCCTGCGATGGTCGAGGCCACGAAGGCAGCGCTCGTCGCAAAGGGTGCGCCGGTTGAGCGCATTCAACACGATCCACTCGCCAGCTAG
- the clpB gene encoding ATP-dependent chaperone ClpB codes for MDSFNPTTKTQAALTAALQAATAAGNPQITPAHLLMALLTQNDGIAAPLLEAVGVEPATIRAETQRLLDRLPSASGAASQPQLSPQSLAAITAAQSLATEMDDEYVSTEHLMVGLAGGLGGSAAAADSDVAKLLTGHGASPQALREAFVKVRGSARVTSPDPEGSYQALEKYSTDLTERAREGKLDPVIGRDNEIRRVVQVLSRRTKNNPVLIGEPGVGKTAIVEGLAQRIVAGDVPESLRDKSVVSLDLGSMVAGAKYRGEFEERLKAVLDDIKNSAGQIITFIDELHTIVGAGATGEGAMDAGNMIKPMLARGELRLVGATTLDEYRKYIEKDAALERRFQQVFVGEPSVEDTVGILRGLKDRYEVHHGVRITDSALVAAATLSDRYITARFLPDKAIDLVDEAASRLRMEIDSRPVEIDEVERLVRRLEIEEMALAKEEDAASKERLEKLRAELADQKEKLAELTTRWQNEKSAIDVVRELKEQLEELRGEADRAERDGNLEKAAELRYGRIPELEKKLDAALPHAEAREDVMLKEEVGPDDIADVVSAWTGIPAGRMLEGETAKLLRMEDELGKRVVGQRKAVQAVSDAVRRSRAGVADPNRPTGSFMFLGPTGVGKTELAKALAEFLFDDERAMVRIDMSEYGEKHSVARLVGAPPGYVGYDQGGQLTEAVRRRPYTVILFDEIEKAHPDVFDVLLQVLDEGRLTDGQGRTVDFRNTILILTSNLGSGGTEEQVMAAVRSAFKPEFINRLDDVIIFAGLEPGELVQIVDIQLAQLQKRLAQRRLTLEVSLPAKQWLAQRGFDPLYGARPLRRLIQQAIGDQLAKMLLAGEVHDGDVVPVNVSADGNSLVLG; via the coding sequence GTGGACTCTTTCAACCCGACGACCAAGACTCAGGCGGCGCTGACCGCGGCACTGCAGGCGGCAACGGCCGCAGGCAATCCGCAGATCACGCCCGCCCACCTGTTGATGGCACTGCTCACCCAAAACGATGGCATTGCCGCTCCACTATTGGAGGCCGTCGGCGTCGAACCTGCGACTATCCGCGCCGAGACGCAACGGCTCCTCGACCGGCTGCCCAGCGCCAGCGGCGCTGCCTCACAGCCGCAGCTCAGCCCGCAGTCGCTGGCCGCGATCACGGCTGCCCAAAGTCTCGCCACCGAGATGGACGACGAGTACGTCTCGACCGAGCACTTGATGGTCGGCCTGGCGGGAGGATTAGGCGGCTCGGCCGCCGCAGCCGATTCCGACGTGGCCAAGCTGCTGACGGGCCACGGCGCATCGCCTCAAGCCCTGAGGGAGGCGTTCGTCAAGGTGCGCGGCAGCGCCCGCGTCACCAGCCCGGATCCCGAAGGCAGCTACCAGGCGCTGGAGAAGTACTCCACCGACCTGACTGAGCGCGCCCGCGAAGGCAAGCTCGACCCAGTCATTGGGCGCGACAACGAGATTCGTCGCGTCGTGCAGGTGCTCTCCAGGCGCACCAAGAACAACCCGGTGCTCATCGGTGAGCCCGGCGTCGGTAAGACCGCGATCGTCGAGGGCCTGGCCCAGCGCATCGTGGCCGGCGACGTGCCCGAAAGCCTGCGCGACAAGTCCGTCGTCTCGCTGGACCTCGGTTCGATGGTGGCAGGTGCGAAGTACCGCGGCGAGTTCGAGGAACGGCTCAAGGCCGTGCTCGACGACATCAAGAACTCCGCGGGGCAGATCATCACGTTCATCGACGAGCTGCACACCATCGTCGGCGCCGGCGCGACCGGCGAGGGCGCGATGGATGCGGGCAACATGATCAAGCCGATGCTGGCCCGCGGCGAACTGCGCCTGGTCGGCGCGACCACCCTCGACGAGTACCGCAAGTACATCGAGAAGGACGCCGCGCTGGAGCGCCGCTTCCAGCAGGTGTTCGTCGGTGAACCGTCGGTCGAAGACACCGTCGGCATCCTGCGCGGTCTGAAGGACCGCTACGAGGTGCACCACGGCGTACGCATCACCGACTCGGCGCTGGTCGCGGCGGCCACGCTGTCCGACCGCTACATCACCGCCCGGTTCCTGCCGGACAAGGCCATCGACCTGGTCGACGAGGCCGCGTCGCGGCTGCGCATGGAGATCGACTCCCGGCCCGTCGAGATCGACGAGGTCGAGCGCCTGGTCCGTCGCCTCGAGATCGAGGAAATGGCGCTGGCCAAGGAAGAAGACGCCGCGTCCAAGGAGCGGCTCGAGAAGCTGCGCGCCGAACTTGCCGACCAGAAGGAGAAGCTGGCCGAGCTGACCACCCGCTGGCAGAACGAGAAGAGCGCCATCGACGTGGTCCGCGAGCTCAAGGAACAGCTCGAGGAGCTGCGTGGTGAAGCGGACCGCGCCGAACGCGACGGCAACCTCGAGAAGGCGGCTGAGCTGCGCTACGGCCGCATCCCCGAGCTCGAGAAGAAGCTCGACGCGGCGCTGCCGCACGCCGAGGCCCGCGAGGACGTCATGCTCAAGGAAGAGGTCGGGCCCGACGACATCGCCGACGTGGTGTCCGCGTGGACCGGCATTCCGGCGGGCCGCATGCTCGAGGGCGAAACGGCCAAGCTGCTGCGGATGGAAGACGAGCTGGGCAAGCGCGTCGTCGGGCAGCGCAAGGCCGTGCAGGCCGTGTCTGACGCCGTGCGGCGCAGCCGTGCCGGGGTCGCCGACCCGAACCGGCCGACTGGCTCGTTCATGTTCCTCGGCCCCACCGGCGTCGGTAAGACCGAGCTGGCCAAGGCGCTTGCGGAGTTCCTGTTCGACGACGAACGCGCGATGGTCCGCATCGACATGAGCGAGTACGGCGAGAAGCACTCCGTGGCCCGACTCGTCGGCGCGCCTCCCGGCTACGTCGGCTACGACCAGGGCGGTCAGCTGACCGAGGCGGTGCGGCGGCGGCCGTACACGGTGATCCTGTTCGACGAGATCGAAAAGGCCCACCCCGACGTGTTCGACGTGCTGCTGCAGGTGCTCGACGAGGGCAGGCTGACCGACGGCCAGGGCCGCACGGTCGACTTCCGCAACACGATCCTGATCCTGACGTCCAACCTGGGTTCGGGCGGGACGGAAGAGCAGGTGATGGCCGCGGTGCGCTCGGCGTTCAAGCCCGAGTTCATCAACCGGCTCGACGACGTGATCATCTTCGCCGGCCTCGAGCCCGGTGAGCTGGTGCAGATCGTCGACATCCAGTTGGCCCAGCTGCAGAAGCGACTGGCGCAGCGGCGGCTCACCCTCGAGGTGTCGCTACCGGCCAAGCAGTGGCTGGCCCAGCGCGGGTTCGACCCGCTCTACGGCGCCCGGCCGCTGCGGCGGCTGATCCAGCAGGCCATCGGCGACCAGCTGGCGAAAATGCTGCTGGCCGGCGAGGTGCACGACGGCGACGTCGTTCCGGTCAACGTCAGCGCGGACGGGAATTCACTGGTCCTGGGCTGA
- a CDS encoding aldose 1-epimerase gives MPELETVTLRDSSGLSAVYVPGAGMIATSLSDAGTELLGQRRGLDAYLSAGKTMGIPLLYPWANRLSARTYAVDGSVVTLAPDAYGVHTDNNGLPIHGLLAGYPGWRTREVAEQKLTAELDFGAHAELLASFPFPHLLEMTVELSERTLTVSTTVTPTADRAVPVAYGYHPYLQLPDVPRSEWQIEMPTMRHMMLDDTGIPNGATAESTADSEPLGDKLFDDGFDQVAEGAVFAVSGGGRRLEVCFERGYPAAQVFAPASETVMCFEPMTAPTDALRRGGYRTARPGVPDTAVFSIRVS, from the coding sequence GTGCCCGAGCTCGAGACCGTCACGCTTCGCGACTCGTCCGGCCTGTCTGCGGTTTACGTGCCCGGCGCGGGCATGATCGCTACGTCGCTGTCGGATGCCGGCACCGAACTGCTTGGCCAGCGGCGCGGGCTGGACGCCTACCTGTCTGCAGGCAAGACGATGGGAATCCCGCTGTTGTATCCGTGGGCAAATCGGTTGAGCGCCAGGACATATGCCGTCGATGGCTCGGTTGTCACGCTGGCGCCGGACGCATACGGCGTGCACACCGACAACAACGGCCTGCCAATTCACGGTCTGCTGGCCGGTTACCCCGGATGGCGCACACGGGAGGTCGCCGAGCAGAAGCTCACGGCCGAGTTGGATTTCGGGGCGCACGCCGAACTGCTGGCGAGCTTCCCATTTCCGCATCTGCTCGAGATGACCGTTGAACTGTCTGAGAGGACGCTGACGGTCAGCACGACGGTGACGCCGACGGCCGACAGGGCGGTGCCGGTGGCGTATGGCTATCACCCGTATTTGCAACTGCCCGACGTGCCACGGTCGGAGTGGCAGATTGAAATGCCGACGATGCGTCACATGATGCTCGACGACACCGGCATCCCGAACGGCGCGACGGCGGAAAGCACGGCCGACTCAGAACCATTGGGCGACAAGCTGTTTGACGACGGATTCGATCAGGTCGCCGAGGGAGCGGTATTCGCAGTTTCGGGAGGCGGCCGTCGGCTCGAGGTGTGCTTCGAGCGGGGTTATCCGGCGGCGCAGGTGTTCGCGCCCGCGAGCGAGACCGTCATGTGCTTCGAGCCGATGACCGCGCCAACCGATGCGCTGCGGCGCGGCGGTTACCGAACTGCGCGGCCGGGTGTGCCGGACACCGCGGTGTTCTCAATCAGGGTGAGCTAG
- the ttfA gene encoding trehalose monomycolate transport factor TtfA: MVPLWFTLSALCFVGAAVLLYVDIDRRRGLGRRRKSWAKSHGFDYEHESADIIKRWKRGVISTVGDISAKNVVLGQIRGEAVFIFDLEDVATVIALHRKVGTNVVVDLRLKGIKEPRENDIWLLGAIGPRMVYSTNLDAARRACDRRMVTFAHTAPDCAEIMWNEQNWTLVSMPVTSTRAQWDEGLRTVRQFNDLLRVLPPIPQAITGQPVARRSGSPSRPLTPAPGRAESLPPARSQPTTGRADLPPGRADVGRYVPRPEAGRAEGVRRPPPPSRNGRQSPHYQR; this comes from the coding sequence ATGGTCCCGCTCTGGTTCACGCTGTCCGCACTCTGTTTCGTGGGTGCGGCGGTGCTGCTGTATGTCGACATCGACCGTCGACGCGGACTGGGTCGCCGCCGCAAGTCCTGGGCGAAGTCGCACGGCTTCGATTACGAGCACGAATCGGCAGACATCATCAAGCGCTGGAAGCGCGGCGTCATTTCGACGGTCGGCGATATCAGCGCCAAGAACGTCGTGCTTGGCCAGATCCGCGGGGAGGCGGTGTTCATCTTCGACCTCGAGGACGTCGCAACGGTCATCGCGCTGCACCGCAAGGTCGGCACCAACGTCGTCGTCGACCTGCGGCTCAAGGGCATCAAAGAGCCGCGGGAAAACGACATCTGGCTGCTCGGCGCGATCGGCCCGCGGATGGTGTACTCCACCAACCTCGACGCAGCCCGCCGCGCTTGTGACCGGCGGATGGTGACGTTCGCCCACACCGCGCCAGACTGCGCGGAAATCATGTGGAACGAACAGAACTGGACGCTGGTGTCGATGCCGGTGACCAGCACGCGCGCGCAGTGGGACGAAGGCCTGCGCACTGTGCGCCAGTTCAACGACCTGCTGCGGGTGCTGCCGCCGATCCCTCAGGCCATCACGGGCCAGCCCGTCGCGCGCCGCAGCGGCTCGCCGAGCCGCCCCCTCACGCCCGCGCCAGGGCGCGCTGAATCTCTTCCGCCCGCCCGCTCCCAGCCGACAACCGGCCGGGCGGACCTGCCGCCGGGCCGCGCCGACGTCGGCCGTTACGTCCCTCGCCCCGAGGCAGGCCGTGCCGAAGGGGTACGCCGCCCGCCGCCGCCCTCGCGCAACGGTCGGCAGTCTCCGCACTACCAGCGGTAA
- a CDS encoding Rv0361 family membrane protein, which produces MFNVVKVESVPLKSDYFATSLLEDRKILADRDLAAVSRGGFSAVTACRISGREAMGQARSVRWVVMVVASLVTLSSATAQAATDEDQVRAVLNGMNGSYNRTDFTEFATHLCDNIRKAAGFEAGWYASRKSDGPTQITINSVQVTGGDAVANVRFQAANRANPKTFDVEFRRDGTDWKACRYDAGQYI; this is translated from the coding sequence ATGTTCAACGTCGTCAAGGTTGAGTCTGTTCCGCTCAAGTCTGACTATTTTGCCACGAGCTTGCTGGAAGATCGCAAGATCCTCGCCGATCGCGATCTGGCCGCAGTCTCGAGGGGCGGTTTTTCGGCAGTTACGGCGTGCCGCATCAGCGGGCGAGAAGCCATGGGTCAGGCTAGGTCGGTGCGCTGGGTGGTGATGGTCGTCGCGAGTTTGGTGACACTGTCGTCTGCGACGGCCCAGGCGGCCACCGATGAAGACCAGGTGCGCGCGGTTCTCAACGGGATGAACGGCTCCTACAACCGCACCGATTTCACCGAGTTCGCCACCCATCTGTGCGACAACATCCGCAAGGCGGCCGGCTTCGAAGCGGGCTGGTATGCGAGCAGAAAATCCGACGGGCCCACGCAGATCACCATCAACTCGGTTCAGGTGACCGGCGGGGACGCGGTTGCCAACGTTCGATTCCAGGCCGCCAACCGCGCAAACCCCAAGACGTTCGACGTGGAATTTCGTCGCGATGGCACCGATTGGAAAGCCTGCCGCTACGACGCTGGTCAATACATATAG
- the dnaJ gene encoding molecular chaperone DnaJ — MAQREWVEKDFYKELGVSSEASADEIKRAYRKLARDLHPDTNSDPSAAERFKAVSEAHSVLSDPAKRKEYDETRRLFAGGGFGRGRFSGGNFGGFGGDGTEFNLNDLFDAAGQTGGANIGDLFGGLFGRGAQPRPSRPRRGNDLETETELSFMEATKGVAMPLRLTSPAPCTNCHGSGARPGTSPKVCPNCNGSGVVSRNQGAFGFSEPCTECRGSGSIIEHPCTECQGTGVTTRTRTINVRIPPGVEDGQRIRLAGQGEAGLRGAPSGDLYVTVHVRPDKVFGRDGDDLTVSVPVAFHELALGTTLSVPTLEGKVGVRVPKGTSDGRILRVRGRGVPKRSGGHGDLLVTVKVAVPPNLEGEAAEALEAYAKAERASGFDPRAGWAGA; from the coding sequence ATGGCCCAACGAGAATGGGTCGAGAAGGACTTCTACAAGGAGCTCGGCGTCTCCTCTGAGGCCAGCGCCGACGAGATCAAGCGGGCCTATCGGAAGTTGGCCCGCGATCTTCATCCCGACACCAACTCCGACCCGAGCGCCGCAGAGCGGTTCAAGGCGGTGTCCGAGGCGCACAGCGTGCTGTCGGATCCGGCCAAGCGCAAGGAGTACGACGAGACCCGACGCCTGTTCGCGGGTGGCGGATTCGGCCGGGGCCGGTTCTCCGGCGGCAACTTCGGCGGATTCGGCGGCGACGGCACGGAGTTCAACCTGAACGACTTGTTCGATGCGGCCGGGCAAACCGGCGGGGCGAACATCGGTGACCTGTTCGGGGGACTGTTTGGCCGTGGCGCTCAGCCGCGTCCCAGCCGCCCCCGGCGCGGCAACGATCTGGAGACCGAAACCGAGCTGTCGTTCATGGAGGCCACCAAGGGTGTGGCGATGCCGTTGCGGCTCACCAGCCCGGCGCCGTGCACGAATTGCCATGGCAGCGGGGCACGTCCGGGCACCAGCCCGAAAGTGTGCCCGAACTGCAACGGGTCCGGTGTCGTCAGTCGCAATCAGGGCGCGTTCGGGTTCTCCGAGCCATGCACCGAATGCCGGGGCAGCGGCTCGATCATCGAGCACCCGTGCACCGAATGTCAGGGCACCGGGGTGACCACCCGCACCCGAACCATCAATGTGCGGATCCCGCCTGGCGTCGAGGATGGCCAACGGATCCGGTTGGCGGGCCAGGGCGAGGCCGGTCTGCGAGGAGCACCGTCTGGTGACCTGTACGTGACTGTTCATGTCAGGCCGGACAAGGTGTTTGGCCGTGACGGCGACGACCTCACGGTCTCCGTTCCTGTCGCATTCCACGAGTTGGCGCTGGGCACAACGCTTTCGGTGCCGACGCTGGAGGGCAAGGTCGGTGTCCGGGTGCCCAAGGGCACCTCTGACGGCCGGATCCTGCGGGTGCGTGGCCGCGGCGTACCGAAACGCTCTGGGGGCCACGGCGACCTGCTCGTCACCGTCAAGGTCGCAGTGCCGCCGAACTTGGAAGGTGAAGCGGCCGAGGCCCTGGAGGCTTACGCGAAAGCGGAGCGCGCCAGCGGTTTTGACCCGCGGGCCGGTTGGGCAGGTGCGTAG
- a CDS encoding SDR family NAD(P)-dependent oxidoreductase: protein MSRPVALITGPTSGLGAGFARRYAVDGYDLVLVARDAGRLERLAAELHDEAGAGVEVLVADLAADADRAKVADRLSAGVRVLVNNAGFGTSGEFWTADYAKLQAQLDVNVTAVMQLTHAALPPMLAANEGTVINVASVAGLLPGRGSTYSASKAWVIAFSEGLANGLTDTHVGVHALCPGFVHTEFHARAGIEMSGTPSFLWLEVDDVVRECMADVAKGKVVIVPGLQYKALTTGGRMVPRNVLRAMTKVVGRGRGRT from the coding sequence ATGTCTCGCCCCGTCGCACTGATCACTGGACCGACGTCCGGGCTCGGCGCGGGATTCGCCCGCCGCTACGCCGTCGACGGCTACGACCTGGTGCTGGTCGCCCGCGACGCCGGCCGGCTGGAGCGCCTCGCCGCCGAACTGCATGACGAAGCCGGCGCCGGAGTCGAAGTGCTCGTCGCGGACCTGGCCGCCGACGCCGACCGCGCGAAGGTGGCGGATCGGCTATCGGCCGGCGTGCGGGTTCTGGTGAACAACGCGGGATTTGGTACGTCCGGCGAATTCTGGACGGCGGATTACGCGAAGCTGCAAGCCCAGCTCGACGTCAACGTCACCGCGGTGATGCAGCTGACCCACGCCGCACTGCCACCGATGCTGGCCGCCAACGAGGGCACCGTGATCAACGTCGCGAGCGTTGCGGGGCTGCTGCCCGGCCGCGGGTCGACGTATTCGGCGTCCAAGGCGTGGGTGATCGCGTTCTCCGAAGGGTTGGCCAACGGCCTGACCGACACCCATGTCGGGGTGCATGCGCTGTGTCCTGGCTTCGTGCACACCGAGTTTCACGCCCGCGCCGGGATCGAGATGAGCGGCACCCCGTCGTTCCTGTGGCTCGAGGTCGACGACGTGGTCCGTGAGTGCATGGCCGACGTCGCCAAGGGCAAGGTCGTCATCGTGCCGGGCTTGCAGTACAAGGCGCTCACCACCGGCGGGCGGATGGTGCCGCGAAACGTGTTGCGCGCCATGACAAAGGTTGTCGGCCGCGGCCGAGGACGAACTTGA
- the grpE gene encoding nucleotide exchange factor GrpE produces the protein MSQNDSHEPVTVTDKRRIDPETGEIRESATGPAPSGPAPGAAAAGAAQTESEGSASEEVTELKSTLQRVKAEYDNYRKRALRDQQLAAERTKVAVVTQLLPVLDDLDRARSHGDLESGPLKSVADKLATVLEGLGLSGFGDEGDAFDPALHEAVQHEGEGTHPIVGSVMRRGYRVGEQVVRHALVGVVDTVPDVEEVTGNEDTPDNGDEPADQAAES, from the coding sequence GTGAGCCAAAACGATTCGCACGAGCCGGTGACCGTCACCGACAAACGGCGTATCGATCCCGAGACTGGCGAAATCCGTGAATCGGCGACCGGGCCGGCCCCTAGTGGGCCGGCCCCGGGAGCCGCCGCGGCTGGAGCCGCGCAAACGGAATCCGAGGGATCGGCGTCCGAAGAAGTCACCGAGCTGAAATCCACCCTGCAGCGCGTGAAGGCGGAGTACGACAACTACCGCAAGCGCGCACTGCGCGACCAGCAGTTGGCCGCCGAGCGGACCAAGGTCGCCGTTGTGACCCAACTGCTTCCGGTGCTCGATGACCTCGATCGCGCCCGCAGCCACGGTGACCTGGAGTCCGGGCCGCTGAAGTCCGTGGCCGACAAGCTGGCGACTGTCCTTGAAGGGCTTGGTCTTTCGGGATTCGGCGACGAAGGCGACGCGTTCGACCCGGCGCTGCATGAGGCCGTTCAGCACGAGGGCGAGGGAACGCATCCCATCGTCGGTTCGGTGATGCGGCGCGGCTACCGGGTGGGCGAGCAGGTCGTGCGCCACGCCCTCGTCGGCGTGGTCGACACGGTCCCGGACGTCGAGGAAGTCACCGGCAATGAAGACACGCCCGATAACGGCGACGAGCCGGCTGACCAGGCCGCAGAATCGTAA
- a CDS encoding GAP family protein — MLTELIPLALVVALSPLSIIPAVLVLHTPRPRPTGLSFLAGWLLGLAALTVIFLEISNLLVDLSKPPVWASWVRIGVGAALIVFGIYRWLTRKRAAHTPGWMQSLGKLTPVRAGLAAAALTVVNPKVLFMCAAAGFAIGTDGLGSTGVWSAVVWYVAVAGSTVAIPILAYAVSGDRLDEPLRRLKDWMEQQHAALVAVILVVIGLLVLYKGIHGL; from the coding sequence GTGCTCACCGAACTCATCCCCCTGGCGTTGGTGGTCGCACTCTCGCCGCTGTCGATCATTCCGGCGGTGCTGGTGTTGCACACCCCGCGGCCGCGACCGACGGGGCTGTCCTTCTTGGCCGGCTGGCTGCTCGGCCTTGCGGCGCTGACGGTCATCTTCCTCGAGATCTCAAATCTGCTGGTAGATCTCAGCAAGCCGCCCGTCTGGGCGTCGTGGGTCCGCATCGGGGTCGGCGCGGCGTTGATCGTGTTCGGAATCTACCGTTGGCTGACCCGCAAGCGGGCTGCGCATACCCCGGGCTGGATGCAGAGTCTCGGCAAGCTCACCCCGGTTCGCGCCGGGCTCGCCGCAGCGGCGCTGACCGTCGTCAACCCCAAGGTGCTATTCATGTGCGCCGCAGCGGGTTTCGCGATCGGCACCGACGGGCTCGGTAGCACTGGTGTGTGGAGTGCCGTGGTTTGGTACGTGGCGGTCGCCGGGTCGACGGTGGCGATTCCGATCCTCGCCTACGCGGTGTCGGGTGACAGACTCGACGAACCCCTGCGACGGCTCAAGGACTGGATGGAGCAGCAGCACGCCGCGCTCGTCGCCGTCATTCTGGTCGTGATCGGTCTTCTGGTGCTGTACAAGGGAATTCACGGGTTATAG